AGAACCATTATACAGTACTTCTTTTGTTGCATTCAGCGAATTGGCAAAAGAATTAGGAGTAGTAATTATTGTTCCTTTCTTCGAAAAAAGAATGGCTGGAATCTACCACAACAGTGCTTATATCATTGATACAGACGGTACAGAAGCTGGTTTATACCGTAAAATGCACATTCCAGACGATCCGCATTTCTATGAAAAATTCTATTTCACTCCAGGAGATTTAGGTTTCCAAGCGATTGAAACTAAAAAAGGAACTGTTGGAACATTAATCTGCTGGGATCAATGGTATCCAGAAGCGGCTCGTATTACAGCGCTTAAGGGAGCAGAAGTTTTATTCTACCCAACAGCAATTGGATGGCATCCAAAAGAAAAAGAACAGTACGGAGAAAATCAGTACGGTGCTTGGATGAATGTAATGAAAGGTCATGCGGTTGCAAATGGTGTTTTCGTTGCGGCTGCAAACCGAATTGGTTTAGAGAAATATATTGAAGGAACTGAAGGAATTCAATTCTGGGGTGCATCATTTATTGCTGGGCCACAAGGAGAGATTTTAGCTCAGGCTTCTCACGATAAAGAAGAAATCTTAATTGCTGAGGTTGATTTAGATCTTCAGGAAAATGTTCGCCAGAACTGGCCGTTCTTTAGAGATAGAAGAATTGATGCTTTTGGAGATATCACAAAAAGAGCAATTGATAGATAATTTGATTAAAATGATATAGGAAGAGCTGTCTGAAAAGACAGCTCTTTTTTTTTGTAAGCTTCGGAGAAGCGATATATTTATAGCACTGAAAATACATTTACAAGATAAAGCTCCAGCGGAGCGACATAAATTAGATTGCAAAAATATGTCGCTCCGCTGGAGCTATTTTTCTTTGCTTAATTGGAATTCTATAAATATATCGCTTCTCCGAAGCTTTATGTGAATTGTGTATTAATCAACAATTATTTCTTAGAAAAGCTTTTTAGGCAGTTCTATTTTAAACAAAAAAGAGCTATTCAATTTTGAATAGCTCTTTTTCTCGTTTTTAGCTTTATATGGATTACTTCACTTGGAAAGTAACTCTTCTCACGATTTGACGTGCCTCTTTAGAGTTCTTGTTAACAGAAGTATCTTCTCCGTTAGCAATTACATTCAATCTTGAAGCGTCTATTCCTGCATTTACTGCTACTTTTTTCACAGCTTCCGCTCTTTTTCTAGACAATTCAGTATTGTAGTTTGTGTTTCCAATTTCATCAGCATAACCAATAATATCAGCTGATTTTCCTGGATTGTTTTTCAAATATTTCACTAAGAAATCAACACCAGATAAAGAAGCATTTGTAGGTTTAGACGAATTAAAGTCGAAATAAACATTTACATAACCTCCATTGATTAATTCTTCAACAGTATTGTTTGTAGCTGTTCCAGCTCCTTTTTTCTCATAGGTTTTATCTAAGTAGCTTTCTAACTCATCTGGCACACCATTTTGATTGGTATCAATAGATTGACCTTTTGTGTTGACAGCAACTCCTGCAATAGTATTTGGTTCTAAATCGTATAAATCAGCAACTCCATCTTTGTCTGAATCGATAAGACCAGTTTCGATCAAGTCCACTCTTTTTTCCAATTCACCAATTCTATCTTCTTCGCCAACCCAGTCAGCATGTTTCTGGTTTTTTCCTAAGTAGAATGTCAAACCAACAGAAGCATTTAATAAAACTCCATCGAAAGAACCTGTTGTAGTGTTGCCCATTCCGTCAAAGTTCCAGTTTTGTCTTCCATTCACAATTCCGGTAAGGTCTCCAGTTAATGCTACTCTATTGCTTAATCTAATTTGTCCAGTTAAACCAGCAATTCCGTGCGCCATGTAATCTTGACCTCCAAAACCTGTTTCAGTACTAATTTGTGAAACTCCAAAACCACCATGTGCCAAAAGTCCGATTGTATTTGTCCATGTTTCAAAGTTTAAAGCACGTCCAACATTCACAACTCCTTGTAAACTTGCTCTTACGTAACGGCTTTCAAAATCTGGAGTATTCTTTTTTTCTTTGAATTGGTCATAACCAACATCTAATTTCAAACCAAATTTTGGATTAAACATATATCTCACACCTAAATCTCCGTGAAAGAAGTTGGCAGATTCTGTAGTGTAACCTGGAGTCATAGCTCTCGTTGGTTTGTTAACACCACCGTTAAGTTCTATCGACCATTTATTGAATTCCTGATCTACACTTGGTTTGGTAGAAGTGGTAGCCATATTTTGTGCGCCAGCGGCAAAGGATAGTAATAATAAAGAGGCTGATACTAATTTCTTTTTCATGATATCAAAAATTAAATTGTTTTTATTTTAAACTCATGACAAAATTAGAGGACACGTTTTAAGTACGCGTTGTATATCCAATTACATAATTTCCATGTTTTGGCTTATATTTATGAAAATTAGTTAATTAAGTATCAATAAAAAGTAAAAAAAAGAGCAAAATTTACATTTTGCTCTTTTTAAAATTTGGATAAATTTATGATTATTTCAAATCTGGCTGGTAAATTTTTACCGTTCCGTCTCCTTCGCTGCTTACTACTAATAAACTTCTTTTTGTAGGACTTTTAGAGGCTGGGATGAATAATAATCCTTCTGGTGCATCTCCAGTTTTTACTGTTTGTAAATATTGCGGAGAGTTTGGATTTGTAACATCATAAGTTAAAAATGCATCAGCTCTTTCCAAGCCAACGAAAAGAATATTCTGAGTTCCCATTTTTGCAACATATACTGCTTCTGGCTCAGAACCTTTGTCATCACTTCTTTTGTCGTCATAAAGTCCCATTTCATGAGCCTTTTTGTCAAGATCATTTTTACTATCATAAACAATTTTTCCTGTATTTCCGTTCCAGATAGAGAAAGATCTTGCTCCAAAACTTACCAATTCGTCTAGATCTCCATCGCCATCAGTATCTCCCATATCAGTAACTAGATTTAATCTTCCTAAATTGGCATCTAATTTTAAAGTAGCATCAGGAAAAGCTGTTGCATCAAGTTTTACACTTTTCATTCTTTTAATATCAGTGTAAGCATTGTATTCTCTGGCATCTCCTTCATTAGCAGTAACAAAATAAGGAACATTGTTAGCAGAAAAATGACTGATTGCATCTGGCATAAATAATCCTTTAACTTTCCAAGGATTAAAAGCAATTTTATCGTCAAGATCGCTTACATCAATAGCATTTTCTGCTGTATTATAATCTTTTAGACCTAAAGGATAAATAGCGGTTATAGTTTTAGAAGTTAAGTCAACTTTAGCTACACCATTATTTTCTTGTAAAGTTACCCAAGCCGTTTTTGAATCATCAGAAATAGTAATGTATTCTGGTTCAATATCCTGAGCAAAACTCTTAGCGAATTTAGAAATTCTGAATCCATCTTTTGCTAATGTTGCCGCCTGACTTGCAAAAGAAGCGAAATCTAAAGTTGTTACAGTATAAGTGCTTGTTTCAATAATAGAAATAGTTCCGTTTGGATCTTGTGAGTAATCTGTATTTGGTTCCCCTTCGTTAGCTGTCATAATGTATTTTCCATCAGGAGAAAATGTTACCATATCTGGCAAAGCTCCAACAGTAACTTGTTTGATTAAACTATAGTCAGAAGTGTTGAAAACAACAACTTTTCCGTTAGCTTGTTTATTTGCAGTAGATTCTAGAGCAACAGCCAATTTCCCATCAAATACAGAAACGCTGTTTGCAGCTCCTTCATAAGCTACTAAATCAATTTTTCCAATTTTCATTGGTTTTGTTGGATCTGTGATATCAATAACATCAATTTGATTGACTCCACTGTTATTTACTGTAAATAATCTTTTTGTTTTTTCGCAATAAGCCGAAATTTCTGCAGCTGCTTCACCGCCAATTGTAATAGAACCAATTTCTTTGAAAGTGGCTGGATTTTCGTTTACAACAACTTCAGGTTCGTTGTTTGAATTTTCATCATTATTACAGCTTGCCATAATAAAAAGAGCTGCTAATAAAGAGATAGATAATTTTTTCATGTGTTAGTTTTTAGTTTCGGCAAAAGTAATTACAGCGTTTCTGTCAAATATTAAGAACATATTATATAATCTTTAACTTAAATTTTACAGGATATTTATTGTGAAATTATATAGGAATTTTAATAGAATGTTTTATAATCCTAACGAATGCTTATCTTTGCACTTTCTAAATTAGAACCTATTTATGTCAACAAATAATAGAAGATTTCCAGCAGAATGGGAAAAACAACAAGGAATTGTATTGTGTTTTCCGCATAATGGCAACGATTGGCCAGGAAAATACGAAGCTGTTCAATGGGCTTTTGTAGAATTTATAAAAAAGGTAGCCACTTTTGAAACTGTTTTCTTGGTAGTAGCCGATGAAAAACTGAAAGAAAAAGTTGCCGATATGCTTGAAAGAGCTCGTGTAAATCTTGAAAATGTTTCTTATATCATTCATAAAACCAACAGAAGCTGGATGCGAGACTCTGGGCCAATTATTGTGAAAAATGGTTCAAAAAGGGAAGCGTTGAATTTCAATTTTAATGGCTGGGCAAAATATAAAAACTATCAATTAGATAAATTCGTTCCAGGTAAAGTCGCAGATTTTATTGATGTTCCGTTAACACAGGTAATGTATAAAGGAAAACCAGTAATTGTAGAAGGCGGAGCAATTGATGTAAATGGAAAAGGAACTTTACTGACTTCTGAAGAATGTTTGATGCATCCAACAATTCAGGTTCGTAATGCTGGTTTTACAAAAGAAGATTACGAAGCGGTTTTTAAAGAATATTTAGGAGTAACTAATGTTATCTGGCTTGGAGACGGAATAGAAGGCGATGATACGCATGGTCATATCGACGATTTATGCCGATTCGTAAATGAAGATACAATTGTAACGATTGTAGAAACAGATAAAAATGATCCAAATTATAAACCTTTGCAGGATAATTTGAAACGTCTACAAGAAGCAAAATTAGAAAACGGAAAATCGCCAGTAATTGTAGCATTACCAATGCCAAAACGTGTTGATTTTGAAGATCTAAGATTACCGGCTAGTTATGCTAATTTCTTAATCTTAAATAATTGCGTTTTAGTACCAACATTCAACGACAGCAACGATCGTATAGCATTGAATATTTTAGCAGAATGTTTCCCTGACAGAGAAGTTATTGGAATCAGCTGTATTGATTTCATCTGGGGATTTGGAACTTTACATTGTTTAAGTCAGCAGATTCCTGCATAAAAATAGTAGCTACAGATTATAAAGTAATCGTTTTGATTTTTTTAATCTGTAATAGAATTGTCAGATATTCAGAGACTTTCTTATATTATTTAAGCTGTCACCAAAAGTGGCAGCTTTTTTTGTTGTATATTTAACAGACAGATTTATCGTGTGTCCGGACAACCTTATTATATTCGTATGCTCAATAATGCAGAAATGCAGATTAAATTTTATATGAAGAAAATATTTTTTATCCTTTCCGTGCTTTCTTCCGGAGTTCTTTTTTCACAGTCTGATTCGCAAGAAAAAAATGAACTTACATTTGCGACCTACAATGTAAGTATGGAATCTGATAATTATTCTCCCAAAGGCGCAATGGGAAAATCGGAGCAGATGTTAATTAATCAACTTAATTCAGGGCATAATGCTCAAATTAAAAATATTGCCCAGATTATTCAGACTGTTAGGCCAGACATTATTTTGCTAAACGAATTTGATTATATTAAAGATTCTGAAATTGGTGTAAAGGCATTTATTAAAAATTATTTGAATGTTAGCCAAGGTGGAGCGACCGCTATTGATTATCCTTATTACTATTATGCAACAGTGAATACTGGACAGCCAAGTCCTTACGATTTGAA
This portion of the Flavobacterium panacagri genome encodes:
- a CDS encoding carbon-nitrogen hydrolase; translated protein: MPKRKYKISVIQLNLNDVAENNLKKCISWVRDAASQGAEVILLPELYSSHYFCQSEDVDNFALAEPLYSTSFVAFSELAKELGVVIIVPFFEKRMAGIYHNSAYIIDTDGTEAGLYRKMHIPDDPHFYEKFYFTPGDLGFQAIETKKGTVGTLICWDQWYPEAARITALKGAEVLFYPTAIGWHPKEKEQYGENQYGAWMNVMKGHAVANGVFVAAANRIGLEKYIEGTEGIQFWGASFIAGPQGEILAQASHDKEEILIAEVDLDLQENVRQNWPFFRDRRIDAFGDITKRAIDR
- a CDS encoding OmpA family protein, which codes for MKKKLVSASLLLLSFAAGAQNMATTSTKPSVDQEFNKWSIELNGGVNKPTRAMTPGYTTESANFFHGDLGVRYMFNPKFGLKLDVGYDQFKEKKNTPDFESRYVRASLQGVVNVGRALNFETWTNTIGLLAHGGFGVSQISTETGFGGQDYMAHGIAGLTGQIRLSNRVALTGDLTGIVNGRQNWNFDGMGNTTTGSFDGVLLNASVGLTFYLGKNQKHADWVGEEDRIGELEKRVDLIETGLIDSDKDGVADLYDLEPNTIAGVAVNTKGQSIDTNQNGVPDELESYLDKTYEKKGAGTATNNTVEELINGGYVNVYFDFNSSKPTNASLSGVDFLVKYLKNNPGKSADIIGYADEIGNTNYNTELSRKRAEAVKKVAVNAGIDASRLNVIANGEDTSVNKNSKEARQIVRRVTFQVK
- a CDS encoding choice-of-anchor I family protein codes for the protein MKKLSISLLAALFIMASCNNDENSNNEPEVVVNENPATFKEIGSITIGGEAAAEISAYCEKTKRLFTVNNSGVNQIDVIDITDPTKPMKIGKIDLVAYEGAANSVSVFDGKLAVALESTANKQANGKVVVFNTSDYSLIKQVTVGALPDMVTFSPDGKYIMTANEGEPNTDYSQDPNGTISIIETSTYTVTTLDFASFASQAATLAKDGFRISKFAKSFAQDIEPEYITISDDSKTAWVTLQENNGVAKVDLTSKTITAIYPLGLKDYNTAENAIDVSDLDDKIAFNPWKVKGLFMPDAISHFSANNVPYFVTANEGDAREYNAYTDIKRMKSVKLDATAFPDATLKLDANLGRLNLVTDMGDTDGDGDLDELVSFGARSFSIWNGNTGKIVYDSKNDLDKKAHEMGLYDDKRSDDKGSEPEAVYVAKMGTQNILFVGLERADAFLTYDVTNPNSPQYLQTVKTGDAPEGLLFIPASKSPTKRSLLVVSSEGDGTVKIYQPDLK
- a CDS encoding agmatine deiminase family protein; translated protein: MSTNNRRFPAEWEKQQGIVLCFPHNGNDWPGKYEAVQWAFVEFIKKVATFETVFLVVADEKLKEKVADMLERARVNLENVSYIIHKTNRSWMRDSGPIIVKNGSKREALNFNFNGWAKYKNYQLDKFVPGKVADFIDVPLTQVMYKGKPVIVEGGAIDVNGKGTLLTSEECLMHPTIQVRNAGFTKEDYEAVFKEYLGVTNVIWLGDGIEGDDTHGHIDDLCRFVNEDTIVTIVETDKNDPNYKPLQDNLKRLQEAKLENGKSPVIVALPMPKRVDFEDLRLPASYANFLILNNCVLVPTFNDSNDRIALNILAECFPDREVIGISCIDFIWGFGTLHCLSQQIPA